The following coding sequences are from one Terriglobia bacterium window:
- a CDS encoding metallophosphoesterase yields MPKARPRKKATSSKKATQSRKATTAGKSGAAVRSFTAPQLKKMKARIQADPVLRSATGFFNTFVQASEYIVIQMMQKAGVWSGPATNPGGKGAVEFGLLDYWMNNPGNDPILKGLRDIWKTMIGLPVTQINAANYQSLLNAVAVGKPGLVAPDGTWYSQSTYGQMDPNWNLAVLMYLYHYFGDDFATFAQTPKIVPITGASPNQVKIALVGDWGTGPYSNGPAASVMQAIVRQNPDYIIHLGDVYYAGTSSEEQNNLLSVWPAAYSGKSFTLNSNHEMYDGAFGYFKALSSSIFKLQNNASYFALQYANPQQPGKPWTILGLDSAFWSPSPMVMDGSIQGIPGTGSGYLAQPTFIQGLVKGGVAAQNAIVLTHHNPIAYDGSELVTDWLGNCLWAQVTAALSGTPKAWYWGHVHNGIVYPNPTYTKNNVYGRCVGHGALPFGNAWGLQQAPASQVQCYDNTANPSLPPRVMNGFAMLTITTGGQVTEAFFQQDGTPAPWVKGALGYQLG; encoded by the coding sequence ATGCCAAAAGCAAGACCCCGCAAGAAGGCAACTTCATCCAAGAAAGCCACCCAGTCCAGGAAAGCAACTACCGCAGGGAAATCCGGGGCCGCCGTACGCAGTTTCACGGCGCCCCAACTGAAGAAAATGAAAGCCCGGATACAAGCCGATCCGGTGCTGCGATCGGCTACAGGTTTTTTCAACACCTTCGTCCAGGCCAGCGAATACATCGTCATCCAGATGATGCAGAAGGCCGGCGTGTGGAGCGGGCCGGCCACCAATCCCGGAGGCAAGGGCGCCGTGGAATTCGGGCTGCTCGATTACTGGATGAACAATCCTGGCAACGATCCCATTCTGAAAGGACTGCGAGACATATGGAAGACGATGATCGGGCTGCCGGTGACCCAGATCAACGCCGCCAACTACCAGAGCCTGTTGAACGCCGTGGCGGTGGGCAAGCCCGGACTGGTGGCCCCGGACGGCACCTGGTACAGCCAGAGCACCTACGGGCAGATGGACCCCAACTGGAACCTGGCGGTGCTGATGTATCTCTACCACTACTTCGGCGACGATTTTGCGACATTTGCGCAGACTCCGAAGATAGTGCCGATCACCGGCGCCAGCCCGAATCAGGTCAAGATCGCGCTCGTCGGCGACTGGGGAACGGGCCCTTACTCCAACGGTCCGGCAGCCAGCGTGATGCAGGCCATCGTCAGGCAGAATCCGGACTACATTATTCATCTTGGCGACGTCTACTACGCGGGCACGTCAAGCGAAGAACAGAACAACCTGCTCTCGGTGTGGCCGGCAGCGTATTCCGGAAAGTCATTTACCCTGAACTCCAACCACGAGATGTATGACGGCGCCTTCGGCTACTTCAAAGCCCTGAGCAGCAGCATCTTCAAGCTGCAAAACAACGCCAGCTACTTCGCCTTGCAATACGCCAATCCCCAGCAGCCGGGAAAACCGTGGACCATCCTGGGGCTGGACTCAGCGTTTTGGTCGCCCTCGCCCATGGTCATGGACGGAAGCATCCAAGGAATACCAGGAACCGGAAGCGGATATCTGGCACAGCCGACATTCATTCAGGGTCTGGTGAAGGGCGGAGTCGCGGCACAAAACGCCATCGTGCTCACCCATCACAACCCCATCGCCTATGACGGCTCAGAGCTGGTGACGGACTGGCTGGGGAACTGCCTATGGGCGCAAGTCACGGCGGCTCTCAGCGGCACGCCTAAAGCCTGGTATTGGGGCCACGTCCACAATGGGATTGTTTATCCCAACCCCACCTACACCAAGAACAACGTGTATGGCCGCTGTGTGGGCCACGGAGCACTGCCCTTCGGCAATGCCTGGGGACTGCAGCAGGCGCCGGCGTCGCAAGTGCAATGCTACGACAACACCGCCAACCCCAGCCTGCCCCCGCGCGTGATGAACGGCTTTGCCATGCTGACCATCACCACCGGCGGACAAGTCACGGAAGCCTTCTTCCAGCAGGATGGCACGCCGGCTCCGTGGGTGAAGGGGGCGCTCGGCTACCAACTGGGGTAA
- a CDS encoding ATP-binding protein gives MSKLHDTLLQYPQFFKDKLESAPKIRAAVDTTIGLVSDVLLVSKLPFFQDYTDHGYQHLSKVLEIADKLIQETAKDVCSPEDIAVLAFSILLHDLALHLSEAGFLSLVAPQGCDAGEKAPIQDWPRLWAEFLSVARHWDDRKLVEIFGADESGAPLALVRNPLDHYGNLTESDRKLIGEFIRQHHAQMAYEFAIAGFPGSGSQRLKFEAFDPELREIAGIVARSHGFALRDGIRNLEDRQISKLEQDNIHPVFLMGILRVADFLELGADRAPLIAFTYKEFKSPVSKKEWRTNQAFRAISWSNPDAESIYVPAKPKDVYSFLELRRWLQAIQSELDMAWAVMGEVYGSNTKFSKFGLTIRRVRSNITDDLAAFANLSSFVPRRVELGVARAGVLKLFIEPLYGDKPEIGIRELIQNAVDAVRERWEFEKKHGLSGSLSAPEEDDVEVWLDEPDENGASTLTVTDKGIGMTDEIITNYFLKAGASFRKSIAWKKEFETGTDASEEPKLKSQVLRSGRFGIGVLAAFLLGDRIEVATRHITSERGLRFSLHLDVQPAALELEPIQLNYDANLPVGTTIKVTVTKTKKEDQPEGLKSPNIFSDSDLWDWYCLETPSVARFLGSQKKKLKQSVTLPDEGGPLPAGWHSLESKEYRTVHALAPKVSATNLLRLVCNGIRIPHGVPYASITRAIDDLQKDDFQEERIFWLDMPSFSIFDPDGNLPLNLQREELTSIRLDFLEPALAVQARACLALLLLTAPARMRLTAELIHAIESVGHFHHTMPVFFTHTGTGLLTARNLQLAKVKRCLLVHATLFDEGLFSSVTPKYDAILVARQGSQSTSAYYSLNELNRWIASARVLTRSAERFVVGRPLRFVRQRSDSPLHLHRTWKCPHSLLSPDDLRGIHDLLSRPEGAFRSIESDFVAAELYLKDPVEATEPRKMSLGHYWKEIIREPLIPFDRMAREEQLKHAYDSLEKFFPDANAIRARIVERLNERAEAALRPANVDHIFVKAGCPHCGRPLRTPMAKQCRFCGADWHEPAEPSGESSL, from the coding sequence ATGTCTAAACTCCACGACACCTTGCTGCAATATCCGCAGTTTTTTAAGGATAAACTGGAATCTGCCCCAAAGATCCGTGCTGCCGTAGACACAACTATCGGGCTGGTAAGCGATGTGCTTCTGGTAAGCAAGCTTCCATTCTTCCAGGACTATACGGACCACGGTTATCAGCACCTGTCAAAAGTCTTGGAAATTGCGGACAAACTCATTCAAGAGACAGCGAAAGACGTTTGCAGTCCAGAAGACATTGCTGTCCTAGCTTTTTCGATATTGTTGCACGACTTGGCTCTCCACCTCAGTGAGGCAGGTTTTCTTTCCCTAGTTGCACCTCAAGGGTGCGACGCTGGGGAAAAAGCGCCCATTCAAGATTGGCCGAGGCTGTGGGCGGAATTCTTATCGGTAGCCAGACATTGGGACGATCGCAAACTTGTCGAAATATTTGGCGCAGATGAATCTGGTGCACCCCTTGCCCTCGTAAGGAATCCCCTGGATCATTACGGCAATTTAACTGAGAGTGACCGTAAACTGATCGGTGAGTTTATCAGGCAGCATCATGCCCAAATGGCTTATGAATTTGCGATCGCGGGCTTTCCAGGCTCTGGGAGCCAACGCTTGAAGTTTGAGGCATTTGACCCTGAGCTTAGGGAAATAGCAGGTATTGTGGCACGCAGCCACGGATTCGCATTGCGTGACGGCATTCGAAATCTTGAGGACCGACAGATCAGCAAACTGGAACAAGATAATATTCATCCCGTTTTCTTAATGGGGATTCTTCGAGTCGCTGATTTTCTTGAGCTCGGTGCTGACCGGGCGCCTCTAATAGCGTTTACATACAAAGAATTCAAAAGTCCTGTATCAAAAAAAGAATGGCGAACGAATCAAGCATTTCGCGCGATTAGTTGGTCTAATCCTGATGCTGAATCCATTTATGTGCCAGCCAAGCCGAAAGATGTCTATTCGTTTTTGGAGCTTAGGAGATGGCTGCAGGCTATACAGTCCGAGCTTGATATGGCGTGGGCCGTTATGGGAGAGGTGTATGGGAGCAACACAAAATTCTCGAAGTTCGGTTTGACGATTCGGAGGGTTCGCTCAAATATTACCGATGATCTGGCGGCATTTGCCAATCTGTCCTCCTTCGTGCCGCGACGAGTCGAGCTTGGCGTTGCGAGGGCGGGCGTCTTAAAGCTTTTCATTGAGCCGTTGTATGGAGACAAGCCGGAAATAGGCATTCGCGAACTCATTCAAAACGCTGTCGACGCCGTTCGCGAGCGTTGGGAATTTGAAAAGAAACATGGTCTATCGGGTTCGCTGTCCGCACCCGAGGAAGATGATGTCGAAGTTTGGCTCGATGAGCCAGATGAGAATGGCGCGTCCACGCTGACCGTCACTGACAAAGGCATCGGAATGACCGACGAAATAATTACGAATTATTTTTTGAAGGCTGGCGCATCATTTAGGAAGAGCATCGCATGGAAGAAGGAGTTTGAAACCGGGACAGACGCGTCCGAGGAGCCAAAGTTAAAATCTCAGGTACTCAGATCTGGCCGCTTTGGAATCGGGGTATTAGCAGCTTTCTTGCTCGGTGACAGAATTGAGGTTGCTACAAGGCACATCACAAGCGAGCGGGGTCTTCGATTTTCCTTACACCTAGATGTGCAGCCTGCAGCGCTTGAGTTGGAGCCCATTCAATTGAACTACGACGCAAATCTGCCAGTTGGCACGACCATAAAGGTCACCGTCACAAAGACTAAAAAAGAAGACCAGCCAGAAGGACTGAAGAGCCCAAACATCTTCTCAGATTCGGATCTTTGGGACTGGTATTGTCTGGAAACGCCGTCGGTCGCCCGATTCTTGGGAAGCCAAAAAAAGAAGCTTAAACAGTCAGTCACTCTTCCTGACGAGGGAGGTCCCTTGCCGGCTGGCTGGCACTCTTTGGAATCGAAGGAATATAGGACTGTTCACGCGCTGGCGCCTAAGGTATCGGCTACCAATCTATTGCGTCTTGTCTGCAACGGAATCAGGATTCCGCACGGTGTTCCTTACGCTAGCATTACCCGCGCAATTGACGATCTGCAGAAGGATGACTTCCAGGAAGAGCGAATTTTCTGGTTGGACATGCCGAGCTTTTCGATTTTTGATCCCGACGGTAATTTGCCGCTAAACCTTCAGAGAGAAGAGCTTACGAGTATTCGCCTCGATTTTTTGGAACCGGCGCTCGCTGTTCAGGCGAGAGCGTGCTTGGCATTGCTTCTGCTTACTGCTCCTGCAAGAATGCGACTAACAGCCGAATTAATACACGCGATTGAAAGCGTAGGGCATTTTCATCATACGATGCCGGTTTTCTTCACACACACCGGCACAGGTTTGCTCACGGCAAGAAACCTGCAGCTCGCAAAAGTCAAGCGTTGCCTGCTTGTGCATGCAACGTTATTCGATGAGGGCTTGTTTTCAAGCGTAACCCCAAAGTACGACGCAATATTGGTTGCCCGACAAGGCAGCCAAAGCACTTCAGCATACTACTCTCTTAACGAGTTGAATCGTTGGATTGCGAGTGCTCGCGTCCTAACAAGATCGGCTGAACGTTTTGTTGTGGGGAGGCCCCTGCGCTTTGTACGTCAGCGTTCAGATAGCCCTCTCCATTTACATCGTACTTGGAAGTGCCCACACAGTCTGCTTAGTCCTGATGATCTGAGAGGGATACACGACTTACTTTCGAGACCGGAAGGTGCGTTTCGTTCAATTGAAAGTGATTTTGTCGCGGCGGAGTTGTACCTGAAAGACCCGGTGGAAGCGACAGAGCCCCGGAAGATGTCTCTCGGACACTATTGGAAAGAGATAATCCGCGAGCCGCTTATTCCTTTTGACAGAATGGCGCGAGAAGAGCAGCTCAAACATGCCTATGACTCCCTAGAAAAATTCTTCCCTGACGCGAACGCAATAAGGGCTCGCATTGTGGAAAGACTCAATGAACGCGCCGAAGCCGCTCTGAGACCTGCGAATGTGGATCACATATTCGTCAAGGCAGGGTGTCCGCATTGCGGGAGGCCCCTTCGTACGCCAATGGCAAAGCAGTGCCGCTTCTGTGGCGCCGACTGGCACGAACCAGCGGAGCCCTCGGGGGAATCTTCGTTGTGA
- a CDS encoding GAF domain-containing protein, producing MPRHEELLQEFQLFAQSAASVETLMERMCQRLHHELARYNWVGFYLLDPKDHHFLVVGPFVGSFTPNARIPLDRGLCGACATSGKTIVVQDVAKDHRYLPGTDMVKSEIVTPVFVKSKFAAELDIESYFANTFGPADQQFVEACAALVGKYMDGAGSKP from the coding sequence ATGCCCAGGCACGAGGAGCTTTTACAGGAATTTCAGCTATTCGCCCAGTCGGCCGCCAGCGTGGAAACGCTGATGGAACGCATGTGCCAGCGCCTGCACCACGAGCTGGCGCGCTACAACTGGGTCGGTTTCTACCTGCTGGACCCCAAAGACCACCATTTTCTCGTGGTGGGGCCGTTCGTCGGCAGCTTTACGCCCAACGCGCGCATCCCGCTTGACCGCGGACTCTGCGGCGCATGCGCCACCAGCGGCAAGACCATCGTGGTGCAGGACGTGGCCAAAGACCACCGTTATCTTCCCGGCACGGACATGGTCAAGTCAGAGATCGTGACGCCGGTTTTCGTGAAGAGCAAGTTCGCCGCTGAACTGGACATTGAAAGCTACTTCGCCAACACCTTCGGCCCTGCCGACCAGCAGTTCGTGGAAGCCTGCGCCGCGCTGGTGGGAAAGTACATGGACGGCGCCGGCTCCAAGCCGTAG
- a CDS encoding DUF1275 domain-containing protein, with protein MPRRSAFDIVPRRATVLLFTWAAGSVDALMYLSGHVFTANMTGNAVLLGISSGQLKSTAAERSLVALIAFIAGVVLGAIIVGEGDRAKTWKPVRRAVYVETVILAVFCALSFAHSPDSRTVMNLMISVSGLAMGLQSAAVKGLSLPGIATTYITGTITSLFSGLVHRWLPAAGSSGPQKDEGMRDPEHSLSLQAEVFLAYALAALVTAALRSSLPSAVAFLPVVAIAAIAVSISVPQKPKPWKLRAERERPWPAGQLHP; from the coding sequence ATGCCCCGCAGAAGCGCCTTTGACATTGTTCCGCGCCGCGCCACCGTGCTTCTCTTCACCTGGGCCGCCGGAAGCGTGGACGCCCTCATGTACCTATCCGGCCACGTTTTCACCGCCAACATGACAGGCAACGCGGTGCTGCTGGGAATTTCCTCCGGGCAACTGAAGAGCACGGCGGCGGAACGCTCGCTCGTTGCGCTGATCGCTTTCATCGCCGGCGTGGTGCTGGGCGCCATCATTGTGGGCGAAGGCGACCGCGCCAAAACCTGGAAGCCTGTCCGCCGGGCGGTCTATGTTGAAACCGTGATCCTGGCGGTTTTCTGCGCGCTCAGCTTCGCGCACAGCCCGGACAGCCGCACTGTGATGAACTTGATGATCAGCGTTTCCGGCCTGGCCATGGGACTGCAAAGCGCCGCGGTCAAGGGTCTGAGCTTGCCGGGTATCGCCACGACGTACATCACTGGGACCATCACCAGTCTGTTCTCAGGGCTGGTGCATCGTTGGTTGCCTGCCGCCGGTTCCAGCGGGCCGCAAAAGGACGAAGGCATGCGCGATCCCGAACATTCCCTCAGCCTGCAAGCCGAGGTATTTCTGGCATACGCGTTAGCGGCGTTAGTCACCGCCGCCTTGCGCTCCAGCCTGCCTTCGGCTGTAGCGTTTTTGCCGGTCGTGGCCATTGCAGCGATTGCGGTGTCCATTTCCGT
- a CDS encoding CPBP family intramembrane metalloprotease, with protein sequence MNSIATSPTPASPWKLIAPWWHTLLLLLALAAYAGRSFYLRGFAPSAIHGRVARYALVIFAEWFFVALVWLGTRTRGVTLRELVGGSWARWTGVLRDFGIAVGFLVVSNVVLGLFTHLIHAKQQANIGQMLPQGPVEIAVWVLLSLSAGICEEIVFRGYLQKQLSAMVKSGPAGLVLQGALFGAAHSYQGGQYALVIALLGTMLGLMAHWRSSLRPGIVSHFLQDGVLALIGRH encoded by the coding sequence TTGAACAGCATCGCCACCAGCCCAACACCCGCATCGCCATGGAAGCTCATCGCTCCCTGGTGGCACACCCTGCTGCTGTTACTGGCGCTGGCTGCCTACGCCGGGCGCAGTTTCTACCTCCGCGGCTTTGCGCCGTCGGCCATCCACGGACGCGTGGCGCGTTACGCCCTGGTGATATTCGCCGAATGGTTTTTCGTTGCGCTGGTCTGGCTGGGTACACGGACGCGCGGCGTGACCCTGCGCGAACTGGTTGGAGGCAGTTGGGCGCGCTGGACTGGGGTGCTGCGCGACTTCGGCATCGCTGTGGGTTTTCTGGTTGTGTCCAACGTGGTTCTGGGGCTGTTCACCCATCTGATCCACGCCAAACAGCAGGCCAACATCGGCCAGATGTTGCCGCAGGGCCCGGTGGAGATCGCGGTTTGGGTCTTGCTCTCCCTCTCCGCCGGAATATGCGAGGAAATCGTCTTCCGCGGTTATCTGCAAAAACAACTTTCCGCGATGGTGAAAAGCGGACCAGCCGGGCTGGTGTTGCAAGGCGCTCTTTTTGGCGCTGCGCATTCGTACCAAGGCGGGCAGTACGCGCTGGTGATTGCGCTTCTGGGAACTATGCTGGGCCTGATGGCACACTGGCGCAGCAGCTTGCGTCCTGGCATTGTCTCGCATTTCCTGCAAGACGGAGTGCTTGCGCTCATCGGCAGGCATTGA